Genomic segment of Hyalangium ruber:
TTACTGGTGGCAATGGGCGGCACCGAACGAGACACGGAACGGCTCATCGCCTTGCTCTCCAATGAGGAGCTTCGTCCAAACGTGCTGTGGGCCCTCGGCTTCACCGGCAGCATCATCGCCGCCGAGGCCTGCCTAACGGTCATGCGGAACAAGCCAGTCGCTGCTCTAGCGGCTGAGGCCTTTAGCGCTATCACAGGACTACGCATCGAGGGAAACTACGCAGCCGAGCGTCTGGATCTTGAAGAAGAGGAGCTCACACCCTTGGAGCAAGAGGACGCGCTGCCACGCCCCCGCGTCGACGCAGTAACCGAATGGTGGCAGCAGGTCCGTCCCCGAATGGACGCACGGAAGCGGTACCTTGCCGGGCAACCGCTCACCGCACAGGTGCTGCTTGATGCTCTTGCCCGTACTCCCATGCGGCGCCGTCATGCGCTGGCTCTGGCATTGGCCCTGCGTAGCCGAGGGACATTCCAACTGCCAACGCGTGCGCTCGTGAAGCGCCAGATAGCCATATGGCAACAGGCGCGCGCAATCACACCCTCAATCTTAAGCCAGTCTTTTGCTGAGGGACTTCATGGTTGAGCCGCTTCCGCATCGGTACTACCCGCAGGTGCAAGGCGGCGTGGTATCCGCTGCACGAACCCCGTCTGGCATGAGCCAGGAGAGGCGCGCAGAGTGGGGCGATGGACGCGAGGCCCTCACAGCCAGCGCTATCGGGACGAGCCGTTCGCCGCAGTCTCCTGTTGCGGCGACGGGACGAGAGGCGGGGGGACAGTGAGAGGGCCGAGTTCCGCAGCGAGTTGCTGGCTGTCGAGGCGAGCCCGGGTGCTGGCCCAGTAGCGGGGGGCCAGTTCCAGGTAGCGCTCCCTCGGCCAGTGGGCGAGCACGCGGAACAGGTCGCGCAAGTAGGCTTCAGGGTCGAGTCCGTGCAGGCGAGCCGAGGCGACGAGGGAGAGGATGTTGCCGGCACTCTGGGCGTGGTCATCGCTGCCGACGAAGAGCCAGGCCTTCCTGCCCACGGCGATGGTCCGCAGCGCGCGCTCCGAGCGGTTGTTGTCGAGCACGAGCCGTCCGTCGTCGAGCACCCGCATCAGGGCTTCTTTCTGGCGCACCGCGTAGCCGAGCGCCGAGCGCAACAGGCCCCGTTCGTCGCGCACCTGGGAGTACTCCTCTTCTGCCCAGCGGAAGAAGGCCTCCAGGTGCGGGCGCAGGTGCGCGTTGCGCAGGCGGTGGATTGTCTGCGGGGTATCCGCTTTCCAGGCCTCCTCAAGCGCGAAGAGGCGGCCGATGCGCGCCAGGCCTTCGCGCGCTACCTCGCTCTTGGCGCAGGTGGCCTCCCAGAATTTTCTGCGGCAGTGAGACCAGCAGCCGACCTTTTCTGGGCTGTCGTGGCCTTCGGGCGGTGTGTCGGGCTTTTGGAACAGCACGTCGTAGACACTCTTGGCGTCGGCCTGAATGTAGCCCGAGTAGCCTCGGAACAGCTCCTCCACTGCGGCGCTGGTCTCCCGAGGCGTGTACTCGAAGAAGACATGGTCCTTGTCCGCCAGCAGCACGAAGTAGTGTAAGTCCTCGCCGAGCCCCGTCCCGATACGGAGCTGCCCCGTCCTTGGCCGCACGGCGGGAGAGGT
This window contains:
- the tnpC gene encoding IS66 family transposase, which produces MRPRTGQLRIGTGLGEDLHYFVLLADKDHVFFEYTPRETSAAVEELFRGYSGYIQADAKSVYDVLFQKPDTPPEGHDSPEKVGCWSHCRRKFWEATCAKSEVAREGLARIGRLFALEEAWKADTPQTIHRLRNAHLRPHLEAFFRWAEEEYSQVRDERGLLRSALGYAVRQKEALMRVLDDGRLVLDNNRSERALRTIAVGRKAWLFVGSDDHAQSAGNILSLVASARLHGLDPEAYLRDLFRVLAHWPRERYLELAPRYWASTRARLDSQQLAAELGPLTVPPPLVPSPQQETAANGSSR